In Pedobacter sp. WC2423, the following are encoded in one genomic region:
- a CDS encoding C40 family peptidase, which produces MILRSIRASHLIILLAAMAFLSSCGSRRSTVYKESRGAKAAEAMANVKSKDLYRFITDWTGVRYRLGGLDKRGIDCSGFALLLNKEIYGLNLPRRSRDQAEVIKEKNVSQLNEGDLIFFSFGGNGIDHVGVYLNHGFFVHASTTRGVIVDDLNLPAYQRVLVKAGPVKD; this is translated from the coding sequence ATGATTTTACGCAGTATCCGCGCCTCTCACCTGATCATATTGTTGGCCGCAATGGCTTTTCTTTCTTCCTGTGGAAGCAGAAGATCAACAGTTTATAAAGAAAGCAGAGGTGCCAAAGCTGCTGAAGCCATGGCCAATGTAAAAAGTAAGGACTTATATCGTTTTATTACGGATTGGACAGGCGTGAGATACAGACTTGGTGGATTAGATAAAAGAGGTATAGATTGTTCAGGATTTGCTTTACTTTTGAATAAGGAGATTTATGGACTAAACTTACCCAGACGATCCAGAGATCAGGCCGAGGTGATTAAAGAGAAAAATGTTTCGCAGCTCAATGAGGGAGATCTGATCTTTTTCTCTTTCGGGGGCAATGGAATAGACCATGTTGGCGTTTATCTTAATCACGGTTTCTTTGTACATGCTTCTACGACACGTGGTGTGATTGTAGATGACTTAAACCTGCCTGCTTATCAGCGTGTTCTGGTCAAAGCAGGTCCTGTAAAAGATTAA